One genomic window of Borreliella burgdorferi B31 includes the following:
- the dnaJ gene encoding molecular chaperone DnaJ → MKKDYYEILGLSKGASKDEIKKAYRKIAIKYHPDRNQGNEEAASIFKEATQAYEILIDDNKKAKYDRFGHSAFEGGGFEGFSGGFSGFSDIFEDFGDIFDSFFTGNKGQERNRKHAKGEDLGYNIEISLENAYFGYKNNINITRQMLCDSCLGKKSEKGTSPSICNMCNGSGRVVQGGGFFRVTTTCSKCYGEGKIISNPCKSCKGKGSLTKQETIQLNIPPGIDNNQQIKMKGKGNVNPDNQEYGDLYVKILIRSHKVFKRNGKDLYAMLPISFTQAALGKEVKIKTIASKEIKIHIPKGINNEEQILIKNAGMPILQTEKFGNLILITKIKTPKNLNSNAIKLFENLGKELKDGDEIDLLKA, encoded by the coding sequence GTGAAAAAAGATTATTATGAAATTTTGGGGCTCTCAAAAGGAGCCTCAAAAGATGAGATAAAAAAAGCTTATAGAAAAATAGCAATTAAATATCACCCAGACAGAAATCAAGGGAATGAAGAAGCCGCCTCTATCTTTAAAGAAGCCACTCAGGCTTACGAAATTTTAATAGATGACAATAAAAAAGCTAAATACGACAGATTTGGGCATTCCGCTTTTGAAGGAGGAGGATTTGAAGGATTTTCAGGTGGATTTAGTGGATTTTCAGACATCTTTGAAGATTTTGGCGATATTTTTGATTCATTTTTCACTGGAAACAAAGGACAAGAAAGAAATAGAAAACACGCAAAAGGTGAAGACTTAGGATACAACATAGAAATATCTCTTGAAAATGCATACTTTGGGTACAAAAATAACATAAACATAACAAGACAAATGCTCTGTGATTCTTGTCTCGGGAAAAAATCCGAAAAAGGTACAAGTCCTTCGATATGTAACATGTGTAACGGCAGCGGAAGAGTAGTGCAAGGCGGAGGATTTTTCAGAGTTACAACAACATGTTCTAAATGTTACGGAGAAGGTAAAATAATATCAAACCCTTGTAAATCCTGTAAAGGAAAAGGAAGTCTTACAAAGCAAGAAACCATTCAATTAAACATTCCCCCAGGCATTGATAATAACCAACAAATAAAAATGAAAGGCAAGGGAAATGTTAATCCAGATAATCAAGAATATGGTGATCTTTATGTAAAAATATTGATAAGATCTCATAAAGTATTCAAAAGAAATGGTAAAGATCTCTATGCAATGCTTCCAATAAGCTTTACTCAAGCAGCGCTTGGAAAAGAAGTGAAAATAAAAACAATCGCTTCAAAAGAGATTAAAATACACATTCCAAAAGGAATAAACAATGAAGAACAAATTTTAATTAAAAATGCAGGGATGCCAATTCTTCAAACCGAAAAGTTTGGAAATTTAATATTAATCACCAAAATAAAAACACCTAAAAATTTAAATTCTAATGCTATTAAACTTTTTGAAAACTTGGGCAAAGAATTAAAAGATGGTGATGAAATAGATTTACTCAAAGCATAA